One stretch of Macrotis lagotis isolate mMagLag1 chromosome 7, bilby.v1.9.chrom.fasta, whole genome shotgun sequence DNA includes these proteins:
- the RINT1 gene encoding LOW QUALITY PROTEIN: RAD50-interacting protein 1 (The sequence of the model RefSeq protein was modified relative to this genomic sequence to represent the inferred CDS: inserted 1 base in 1 codon) yields the protein MAQAADGHRCPPAQTLRKRRRKRDQQACSRSDGIQAQNSSLMSVECDLRMAALIRKEPTNQDVNTCDIPSYVSEFVEKEVGNDLKSLQKLGKLIEQLTENKAQLEEQVLTISSEVPKRIQNALKNAEDSKKFLSQLLEKETLLFSSINSHLLTAQPWMDDLGVSISQIEEIERHLAYLKWISQIEELSDNIQQYLMTNNVPEAATTLVSMAQLDIKLQESSCSHLLSFVRSTVKFWHKVLKDKLTCDFEEILTQLHWPFIGPPQPQNVGLSKIAGNPEVYNNLETLFCQLLKLQTSDEILTEPKQLPEKYSLPASPLVILPIQIMLTPLQKRFRYHFSGNRQTNIISKPEWYLTQILMWIGNHARFLDEKIQPILDKVGSSVNARLEFSRALMMLVLEKLAADIPCLLYDDNLFCHLVDEVLLFERELQSVHGYPNTFPSCMHILSEETCFQRWLTMERKFALQKMDSMLSSEAAWVSQYKDITDVDEMKVPDCAETFMTLLLVITDRYKNLPTASRRLQFLELQKDLVDDFRIRLTQVMKEETRASLAFRYCAILNAVNYIATVLADWADNVFFLQLQQAALEVLAESKALSKLQLGQLASMESSVFDDMINLLERLKLDMLTRQVDHVFRDIKDAAKLYTKERWLSLPSQSEQAVMSLSSSACPLLLSLRDHLLQLEQQLCYSLFKIFWQMLVEKLDIYIYQEIILANYFNEGGAAQLQFDMTRNLFPLFSHYCKRPENYFKHIKEACIVLNLNVGSALLXDVLESASEEPTATAALNELGIYKLALQDVEILLNLRTNWPNTGK from the exons ATCCAGGCCCAGAATAGCAGCTTAATGTCTGTAGAGT GTGACCTAAGAATGGCAGCTCTTATCAgaaaagaaccaaccaaccaagatGTAAATACCTGTGACATCCCTTCCTACGTGTCTGAGTTTGTAGAAAAGGAAGTTGGAAATGATTTGAAATCTTTACAGAAACTTGGAAAACTCATAGAACAGCTGACAGAAAATAAAGCACAATTAGAAGAACAG GTACTTACAATTTCATCAGAGGTCCCTAAAAGAATtcaaaatgccttaaaaaatgctgaagattcaaagaaatttcttAGTCAACTTCTAGAAAAAGAAACTCTTCTCTTTAGTTCAATCAACAGTCATTTGTTGACAGCACAGCCATGGATGGATGATCTTGGAGTGTCAATTAGTCAAATAGAAGAGATTGAGCGGCACCTTGCCTATCTAAAATGGATTTCACAAATAGAAGAATTaag TGATAATATTCAACAATATCTAATGACCAATAACGTACCAGAGGCAGCTACTACTTTAGTATCCATGGCACAACTGGATATTAAACTTCAGGAATCATCATGTTCTCATCTCCTTAGTTTTGTTAGGTCCACTGTTAAATTCTGGCATAAAGTCCTCAAGGACAAACTAACATG TGACTTTGAAGAGATATTAACACAACTTCATTGGCCATTCATTGGGCCCCCTCAGCCTCAGAATGTTGGCTTAAGTAAGATAGCTGGCAACCCAGAGGTATATAATAACTTGGAGACACTGTTCTGTCAACTTCTGAAACTTCAAACCTC AGATGAAATACTGACTGAACCAAAACAACTTCCAGAAAAATATTCTCTTCCGGCTTCACCCCTGGTCATCCTTCCCATTCAAATTATGCTGACTCCCCTCCAGAAGAGGTTCAGGTATCACTTCAGTGGGAATCGACAAACTAATATTATAAGCAAG cctGAGTGGTACCTGACTCAGATACTTATGTGGATTGGAAACCATGCTAGgtttctagatgagaaaattcaaCCAATATTAGATAAAGTAGGCTCTTCTGTAAATGCAAGG cTAGAATTTTCTCGTGCCCTTATGATGCTGGTTCTTGAGAAATTAGCTGCTGATATTCCTTGTCTTTTGTATGATGACAATCTTTTCTGTCACTTGGTGGATGAAGTACTTTTGTTTGAAAGGGAGCTACAAAGTGTTCATGGGTATCCCAACACCTTTCCTAGTTGTATGCATATTCTGTCAGAGGAGACCTGCTTTCAAAGATGGTTAACCATGGAAAGAAAAT TTGCTCTTCAGAAGATGGACTCAATGCTTTCATCAGAAGCCGCCTGGGTCTCACAGTATAAGGATATCACTGATGTTGATGAAATGAAAGTTCCAGATTGTGCAGAGACTTTTATGACCCTGTTGCTGGTTATAACAG ACAGGTATAAGAATCTTCCTACAGCCTCTAGAAGGCTTCAGTTCCTGGAGTTACAGAAAGATTTAGTTGATGATTTCAGGATACGATTAACTCAGGTTATGAAAGAAGAGACCAGAGCTTCCCTTGCCTTTCGATATTGTGCAATTCTTAATGCTGTCAACTACATTGCAACAGTGCTAGCAGACTGGGCTGACAATGTT ttCTTCCTACAACTTCAGCAGGCTGCTTTGGAAGTTCTTGCAGAGAGTAAGGCTCTCAGTAAATTGCAGCTAGGACAACTAGCCTCTATGGAGAGCTCAGTCTTTGATGATATGATTAACCTCCTGGAGCGTTTGAAACTTGATATGTTGACTCGGCAGGTAGACCATGTCTTCAGAGATATCAAAGATGCAGCAAAATTGTACACAAAAGAAAG GTGGTTGTCCTTGCCCTCTCAGTCAGAGCAAGCAGTCATGTCCTTGTCAAGTTCAGCTTGTCCATTGTTGCTTTCTTTAAGAGATCACCTACTTCAACTGGAACAGCAGCTTTGTtactctttatttaaaattttctggcAAATGCTTGTAGAAAAGCTGGACATATACATCTATCAAGAA ATAATTCTTGCAAACTACTTCAATGAAGGAGGAGCAGCTCAGCTTCAGTTTGACATGACTCGgaatcttttccctttattttcccaCTATTGCAAGAGACCAGAGAACTATTTCAAGCA TATCAAAGAAGCCTGTATTGTCTTGAATTTAAATGTTGGATCTGCCCTAC TTGATGTGCTA